atcatattggAAAGGGATCGTCCATTTTACGATCACGAAACTTttagtttcaaataaataaattattaattaatatttgccgTTAGCACGTAGAATCGAAGTAAATACTTTTCGTAAGATGGCACGAATGTCTTCAGCATCGCGAACTGCGAGGACACGATGTTGTCCGGGGCCTTCAAAGGCACCGCAGCTGACCATTGTTTAATTTTCGCGTCGCTGCCGGGCGCGTTCATGGTTCCTATTCGATTGATAAATCCCGAGTTGTCGAATCTTCGTAATCCTCTTCTCGGACTGCTCCGTTAACGACTGCTTCAATGCGCCACAAAATGGCGGATCGGCCGCGAATGGCTCGAAGCAAACAtctctgaaaataaatacctACTGCGTGAAATCGGAGGCAAAGATTTATCGAATCGATGCGAGCACGTGTTCGATATTGTAAACTTGGCTTTTGTTTTATACAGGGCGTCTATAAATAATCATTGGAATGGATATTATTGAGAGTGGACGAAGGAATTCGGCTAGAAATAATGCGAACACGATTGGCTACAATGCGTCGCTCCATCTCGTTTCAcaagcatttttattgttccctTATTATTAACTTAGATTCGTCTATTTTTACTGCGTTATTtacaacgtgttaattaattggtTTCCTCTAAATGAGTTGTAGAAGTGTTTGTCACTTCTAGTTTTATCCTGTAGTTTCTAACCCTTCGACAAATCTTTTCGTattctcgaaaaatatatattgataaaagcattattaaatttataataaaaaattcttcaaaagtCTTTCTACGAAATTTGCTCCACAGGAATCACCCTCCGCTCGTTTGCGCTACGAATTCCAGGCCCCATTCTGTATTCGGGTCCGAGCACAGTTATTCATACTGCAGAAGGTATCGTAAAAAAAGTATAACTCTATTTCCTGGGTGCCGAAAATGAAACGGGAACCGACAGAGAAGTGATGTTTGCCCGATAACCAGCCTGGAAAACATTTTCGCATCGCGTTAATGGGTTTAGCACCGAACACGTGCCCCGGATGAGGTAAATGTGGGCCACAAACCTTACGCGACCGTTTACATCGCAATTAACAGCATCCATAAAGTGGAGCACTGCTTTGCTCTCAACTCGACGATTGTTATTCCGTGATCCGCTGCACTGAAAGTGATCTTTTCATCGGGAGCATAGCACTTACTTCGTTGCCATCAACATTTCTTCCGCGACGCTTCGAATACCAATCTCTCATTGATTAGTGAAATTTCTGGTACTTACCGACGCAGGAACTAGGATCCATTAACCTAATTATCAACGGTATAATCCGCCGAAGATTCCGTTAATCACGTTTTTCCAcgacgatttattatttaagaatcgTAACAACCGCCCCAATTTCGGAGTCGATCAGCCAAACGGTAGGCTTCGCCGTTCGCGAAACTATTATCGGAAACGataaatttcttctttgtTCGTAACATAGCAGTTAC
This sequence is a window from Augochlora pura isolate Apur16 unplaced genomic scaffold, APUR_v2.2.1 APUR_unplaced_81, whole genome shotgun sequence. Protein-coding genes within it:
- the LOC144478101 gene encoding uncharacterized protein LOC144478101, with product MDPSSCVGTMNAPGSDAKIKQWSAAVPLKAPDNIVSSQFAMLKTFVPSYEKEKRPCMEQLLTNEYQRIWWQEKEMWDRRFNTQPSTKKLMQRM